ATTGATCTCCCAAAACCGTTAGGTTTCATTTCGGGGTTTTACTGTTGACCTGATTTTGCCATTTGGCTTCCTTAGTGTACAGGACACTCCAAACCACCCTTTCCGCCAGCTGGCGGACAATACTACAGGCACGACCCTGCGCATAAGGATTTTCACACTCTGGAAAAATTCAAACACTGATCGCTTGCTTTGTAAAGTTTATTTGTATTTTTAATCTTTTTCAAGAACTTACAATAAGTTACCTGCCATTTTGAGTAAAAAATTCCGTTAGACGATTAAGCCAGCTTGTGATCATAAAGGAACTTTCGAGCAGATAAAAAATTTGTAACTATTAAGTGATTAAAAACAAAAAATATGGAAACTTTTCGTAGTGATATTTCAAACATCGAATTTCCAATTGCGGAAAAAATTTCAGCCAGAACAATCAGACACTCTATTTTAGATTTAATTCAAAAAGACAACCCACAATTCTCACATGATAGTTGTCTTTCTCGGAGCGAACTTAACAGCTATAGAGAAAGGTCCATCTCGGAATATTTGATTAATGAAATTGGAGAGCTGACAGAACTTGAAAAAACCGTAATATCTTCAGTGACTAAAAATAATACTTTAACAGATAAAATATATGTAGATGAGAAACAAATATTGACTACTGGACAAAGAATCGCTGACAAAGTTGCTTCATTTGGTGGCAGTTGGACATTTATTATTTCATTTGGAATATTTATTTTCATTTGGATTTCTATTAATATGTTTTGGCTTATAAATAAAGGATTTGACCCTTATCCTTTTATACTATTAAACCTGATTTTATCATGCTTAGCTGCATTACAAGCACCGGTAATAATGATGAGTCAAAATCGACAGGAAGAAAAAGATAGGGATAGATCTAAGAAAGACTACATGATAAATCTCAAATCAGAAATAGAGATAAGGACATTACATGAAAAAATTGATCATTTTATAATGGATCAACAGCAAGAACTTTTGGAGTTAGAAAAAGTTCAAATTAAAATGATGAACGACATATTAAAACAAGTAGAAAATAAAAACGGCAAGTAAAGGGGCAGGCAGCCGGCAGGTTATCTGTCTTCCTATCGGGGAGCCGATCACACCATCCGCCAACTGGCGGACAATGCCACAGGCACGACCCTGAGCATAAGTTTTTTCACCCTGGAAAAATTCACCTACTGATCACTTGCTTAAGAAAAGCTTATTTGTAATTTTAATCTTTTTCATATACTTACGATAAGTTAGCGGTAAAATTGGAAAATTTGCGAATGATTCATATTTGATGTAATTTTGCATCAAAATATAAATATATGGTAAGGCAAAGTATATCGTTTACAAAACCAAATGATGAGTGGCTAAAAGCTCAATTGGATAACCAGGAATATTCAAGCAAAAGTGAACTTATCAATGATTTGATTAGACAGGCCAGGAAACA
This genomic window from Bacteroidota bacterium contains:
- a CDS encoding DUF1003 domain-containing protein encodes the protein METFRSDISNIEFPIAEKISARTIRHSILDLIQKDNPQFSHDSCLSRSELNSYRERSISEYLINEIGELTELEKTVISSVTKNNTLTDKIYVDEKQILTTGQRIADKVASFGGSWTFIISFGIFIFIWISINMFWLINKGFDPYPFILLNLILSCLAALQAPVIMMSQNRQEEKDRDRSKKDYMINLKSEIEIRTLHEKIDHFIMDQQQELLELEKVQIKMMNDILKQVENKNGK
- a CDS encoding CopG family transcriptional regulator, which produces MVRQSISFTKPNDEWLKAQLDNQEYSSKSELINDLIRQARKQQVQIDWIKAKLDKSERSGFTDNTKEQILKQSKSLLNG